A genomic segment from Thermoanaerobaculales bacterium encodes:
- a CDS encoding PilC/PilY family type IV pilus protein: MTRLMQRRRLHPSALAGRGGSAGRWAAAACGLLLAMAAGPATLEAQFFPTAPPTEIFTDDFDPAGALNAIPGWTRMRWGTSTTATRWYPDNTSISCARNWDWHVKEQYSSGTRSSVLVIDQSLPGNPAYDPAQWQNIRFEVDFRANTQTNSLGVVWGGSPSGTNPVQNGYLFYVQNFPTRNEALAGQRARWTLIKRLGGTNTTIGTGSIELDPGNDELLTLYEDQCYQLRIDFFCGNLRAQARRFNCSDPDTCSFIDCGGEWCTIAEWTDTSGAPLAPGFAGLWTGTTSSTNPVRFDNVRVSSWGDNCYQVCGEWSPWTDDWDPDSTGAEGRQALEFKLLFEGALLDYTYGRGPTYEIDLDVHNPSAIEPGNVTLNGFCNGWNLLVDLPPPASPSNFAEVAMVLEPMASAVDLVNDGSGLSWQDSFDTDPMSPTYDPIPMLTRGTTPIANSLMDAYDWYQDSITTGLWSNDPLAACRLWYVVFITDGEESCGLNACDPDQAAWKFKLPDFGEPVKVFMIGFSEEFDPMNPSPLQCVSQITDGQFFAATNASQLSDALYDVINRMDEGDRSFVPFKVSPPPSSAGSVGDVRDYLALFPLFVPQQDESLWTGNLYAFKINNQNPTLPVTGDCQIDLGAVEWDAATSLTAQLALPTPAREVYIGTESASVWTRHGIEEVGTNALIRADFKDALGLPSLPSDLETQEIVNFIRDIWANPMSLDPAPQNPPRPTGYSVLGDIFHSQPVIVNPPNTSMFFYDYGYVQGGEAGAHNYELFMNEHANRRRVALAGANDGMIHAFDSGFYDRDDGGTYDNQHDLGTGVELFAYVPQAVMDKLWVMTYGTEQQYLVDGHIATGDVFISPDGGVSPREWRTVALATMRRGGRGVVALDITQPDPTSGSPDFLPDESVMPGCDTGLTGNCSAEYPRLMWEFLDESDDDANCPVGMTGDECAPYWDLGWTWSKPAIARIAIYNAGTPSNPDDTFVAFFGGGWDKQESDLTGNFVYGVDIETGAVVYKEPIGVSVPGSFAALDSDLDGFHDRIYFGDSNGSLWRIGYPAPNDSGSTGVGAATLTRIFDFRADFAARQQFFMRPIIVPAFFDGSAYTWAITLGAGDRANLQLENGDISAYYFVLDVGDDVTRTAGNLLGLDYSALSGDFGCATNALDPVNGYYGWYMTMRPDERTTFESTVVSGHVLFSTFEPGDDLIAMNPPDLCPGGGGGGGGGGGGGGGEPDPDAPICRAAGIGRVYDLWFQCGNGTTTEFNQFITGNTGYTISGTSYVTFTPDIPIPGYTQEFLNPTGYTVTNWRQE, from the coding sequence ATGACACGCCTGATGCAGCGAAGGAGATTGCACCCCTCGGCTCTCGCCGGCCGCGGCGGATCGGCTGGCCGGTGGGCGGCGGCGGCCTGCGGCCTGTTGCTGGCGATGGCCGCCGGCCCGGCCACGCTCGAGGCGCAGTTCTTCCCGACCGCGCCTCCCACCGAGATCTTCACCGACGACTTCGACCCGGCGGGCGCGCTCAACGCGATCCCGGGCTGGACCCGCATGCGATGGGGGACCAGCACCACGGCGACGCGCTGGTATCCGGACAACACCTCGATCTCGTGCGCCCGCAACTGGGACTGGCACGTCAAGGAGCAGTACTCGAGCGGCACCCGGTCGAGCGTGCTGGTGATCGACCAGTCGCTGCCCGGCAACCCCGCCTACGACCCCGCCCAGTGGCAGAACATCCGCTTCGAGGTCGACTTCCGGGCGAACACCCAGACCAACTCCCTCGGGGTCGTCTGGGGCGGCTCGCCGTCGGGCACCAACCCGGTGCAGAACGGCTATCTGTTCTACGTCCAGAACTTTCCCACGCGGAACGAGGCGCTTGCCGGCCAGCGCGCCCGCTGGACCCTGATCAAGCGGCTCGGCGGCACCAACACGACCATCGGCACCGGGTCGATCGAGCTCGACCCGGGCAACGACGAGCTGCTGACCCTCTACGAGGACCAGTGCTACCAGCTGCGGATCGACTTCTTCTGCGGCAACCTGCGGGCCCAGGCCCGGCGCTTCAACTGCTCCGACCCCGACACCTGCTCGTTCATCGACTGCGGCGGCGAGTGGTGCACGATCGCCGAGTGGACCGACACCTCGGGCGCGCCGCTCGCTCCCGGCTTCGCCGGCCTGTGGACGGGCACCACCAGCAGCACCAATCCGGTCCGCTTCGACAACGTCCGGGTCTCGAGCTGGGGCGACAACTGCTACCAGGTGTGCGGCGAGTGGTCTCCCTGGACCGACGACTGGGACCCCGACTCGACCGGCGCCGAGGGCCGGCAGGCGCTCGAGTTCAAGCTACTGTTCGAGGGCGCGCTGCTCGACTACACCTACGGCCGGGGGCCGACCTACGAGATCGACCTCGACGTCCACAACCCGTCAGCCATCGAGCCCGGCAACGTGACCCTCAACGGCTTCTGCAACGGCTGGAACCTGCTCGTCGACCTGCCGCCGCCTGCCTCCCCGAGCAACTTCGCCGAGGTGGCGATGGTGCTCGAGCCGATGGCCTCGGCGGTTGACCTGGTCAACGACGGCTCGGGCCTGTCGTGGCAGGACAGCTTCGACACCGACCCGATGAGCCCGACCTACGACCCGATCCCGATGCTGACCCGCGGCACCACCCCGATCGCCAACTCGCTGATGGATGCCTACGACTGGTACCAGGATTCGATCACGACCGGGCTGTGGTCCAACGACCCGCTGGCGGCGTGCCGGCTGTGGTACGTGGTGTTCATCACCGACGGCGAGGAGAGCTGCGGCCTCAACGCCTGCGACCCCGACCAGGCGGCCTGGAAGTTCAAGCTGCCCGACTTCGGCGAGCCGGTGAAGGTGTTCATGATCGGCTTCTCCGAGGAGTTCGATCCGATGAACCCGTCACCGCTGCAGTGCGTGTCGCAGATCACCGACGGCCAGTTCTTCGCGGCCACCAACGCCTCCCAGCTGAGCGACGCGCTGTACGACGTCATCAACCGGATGGACGAGGGCGACCGCTCGTTCGTCCCGTTCAAGGTGTCGCCGCCGCCGTCGAGCGCCGGCAGCGTCGGCGACGTCAGGGACTACCTGGCGCTGTTCCCGCTGTTCGTGCCGCAGCAGGACGAGTCGCTGTGGACCGGCAACCTGTACGCCTTCAAGATCAACAACCAGAACCCGACGCTGCCGGTGACCGGTGACTGCCAGATCGACCTCGGCGCGGTGGAGTGGGACGCCGCCACCTCGCTGACCGCCCAGCTGGCGTTGCCGACGCCGGCCCGCGAGGTCTACATCGGTACCGAGTCGGCATCGGTGTGGACCCGCCACGGGATCGAGGAGGTGGGCACCAACGCCCTGATCCGGGCCGACTTCAAGGATGCCCTCGGCCTGCCATCCCTGCCGTCCGACCTCGAGACCCAGGAGATCGTCAACTTCATCCGCGACATCTGGGCCAACCCGATGAGCCTCGACCCGGCGCCCCAGAACCCGCCGCGGCCGACCGGCTACTCGGTGCTCGGCGACATCTTCCACTCGCAGCCGGTGATCGTGAACCCGCCCAACACCTCGATGTTCTTCTACGACTACGGTTACGTGCAGGGGGGCGAGGCCGGGGCGCACAACTACGAGCTGTTCATGAACGAGCACGCCAACCGCCGGCGGGTTGCCCTGGCCGGCGCCAACGACGGCATGATCCACGCCTTCGACTCCGGCTTTTATGACCGCGACGACGGCGGCACCTACGACAACCAGCACGACCTCGGCACCGGCGTCGAGCTCTTCGCCTACGTGCCGCAGGCGGTGATGGACAAGCTGTGGGTCATGACCTACGGCACCGAGCAGCAGTACCTTGTGGACGGTCACATCGCCACCGGCGACGTCTTCATCTCGCCCGACGGCGGCGTCAGCCCGCGGGAGTGGCGGACCGTGGCCCTCGCCACGATGCGGCGCGGCGGCCGGGGCGTGGTCGCCCTCGACATCACCCAGCCCGACCCGACCTCGGGCTCCCCGGACTTCCTGCCTGACGAGAGCGTGATGCCCGGCTGCGACACCGGCCTGACCGGCAACTGCTCGGCCGAGTACCCGCGCCTGATGTGGGAGTTCCTGGACGAAAGCGACGACGATGCCAACTGCCCGGTCGGCATGACCGGTGACGAGTGCGCGCCCTACTGGGACCTCGGCTGGACCTGGTCGAAGCCGGCGATCGCCAGGATCGCCATCTACAACGCCGGGACGCCCAGCAATCCCGACGACACCTTCGTGGCCTTCTTCGGCGGCGGCTGGGACAAGCAGGAGTCCGACCTGACCGGCAACTTCGTCTACGGCGTCGACATCGAAACCGGCGCCGTGGTCTACAAGGAGCCGATCGGCGTGTCGGTGCCCGGCAGCTTCGCCGCGCTCGACTCCGACCTCGACGGCTTCCACGACCGGATCTACTTCGGCGACTCGAACGGCAGCCTGTGGCGGATCGGCTATCCGGCGCCGAACGACTCCGGGTCGACCGGGGTCGGCGCCGCCACCCTGACCCGGATCTTCGACTTCCGCGCCGACTTCGCGGCTCGCCAGCAGTTCTTCATGCGGCCGATCATCGTGCCCGCGTTCTTCGACGGCTCGGCCTACACCTGGGCGATCACGCTGGGGGCGGGCGACCGTGCCAACCTCCAGCTCGAGAACGGCGACATCAGCGCCTACTACTTCGTGCTCGACGTCGGCGACGACGTCACCCGCACCGCGGGCAACCTGCTCGGCCTCGACTACTCGGCGCTCTCCGGCGACTTCGGGTGCGCCACCAACGCCCTCGACCCGGTCAACGGCTACTACGGCTGGTACATGACGATGCGGCCCGACGAGCGGACGACCTTCGAGTCCACCGTGGTCAGCGGCCACGTCCTGTTCTCGACCTTCGAGCCGGGCGACGATCTGATCGCCATGAACCCGCCGGACCTCTGCCCCGGTGGTGGTGGCGGTGGTGGCGGCGGCGGTGGTGGCGGCGGTGGCGAGCCGGACCCCGACGCCCCGATCTGCCGCGCCGCCGGCATCGGCCGGGTGTACGACCTGTGGTTCCAGTGCGGCAACGGCACCACGACCGAGTTCAACCAGTTCATCACCGGCAACACCGGCTACACCATCAGCGGGACCAGCTACGTGACCTTCACGCCGGACATCCCGATCCCCGGCTACACCCAGGAGTTCCTCAACCCCACCGGGTATACTGTGACCAACTGGCGTCAGGAGTAA